The Centroberyx gerrardi isolate f3 chromosome 12, fCenGer3.hap1.cur.20231027, whole genome shotgun sequence genome has a window encoding:
- the LOC139914916 gene encoding uncharacterized protein LOC139914916, whose translation MKVMPALAVLSVTVMVAMLFQAVRQELNLRSLKTSMTQSSAEVKRKEEAIVEMKIKIQSMKSDLTPLNTKRDELSQKKEESLKGAADASKNTETCNTEKAEAEKKKTEVAESITKLKADHEEAKKKAQEDIQTLKQQILNRDKAICAFVDQSKEEGRTLCGVSEGTN comes from the exons ATGAAGGTTATGCCCGCTCTGGCGGTCCTGAGTGTGACTGTGATGGTTGCGATGTTATTCCAGGCCGTGCGGCAGGAGTTGAACCTGCGCAGTTTGAAGACCAGCATGACGCAGAGCTCTGCTGAGGtcaagaggaaagaggaggccATCGTCGAAATGAAAATCAAGATCCAGTCCATGAAGAGCGATCTGACACCCCTTAACACCAAGAGGGATGAACTGTCacaaaagaaggaagagagttTGAAAGGCGCAGCAGACGCGAGTAAAAATACGGAGACCTGTAACACAGAGAAG GCAGAggctgagaagaagaagacagaagtGGCAGAGAGCATTACTAAACTCAAAG CTGACCACGAAGAAGCAAAAAAGAAGGCCCAGGAGGACATTCAGACCTTAAAACAGCAGATCCTGAATAGAGACAAGGCcatttgtgcatttgtggaTCAATCCAAAGAGGAAGGACG GACGCTGTGTGGAGTTTCTGAAGGCACAAACTGA
- the LOC139914911 gene encoding uncharacterized protein LOC139914911 has translation MCSMKVNVLLTLSVLVTVTLLGLVKLRQTEQEREEKRYRFQDIKLRVTRDVVGEYRAELAASQSRVEKTTAEVKTLEDEVVKLQATENQKRGETDACLAEKKRINDELALEESQRSDVKAESEKQKTSWEAEVASLKQQIAQRSKVCDFVNKDSATVSKLCGGEVKEAPKQEEPKAEAPKPEEPKAEAPKQEEPKAEAPKQR, from the exons ATGTGCAGCATGAAGGTGAACGTGTTGCTGACGTTATCAGTGTTAGTGACTGTCACTTTGCTGGGGCTCGTCAAACTACGGCAAACGGAGCAAGAACGAGAAGAGAAACGGTACAGGTTCCAGGATATCAAACTGCGAGTGACTCGGGATGTGGTGGGAGAGTACCGGGCGGAGCTGGCAGCGTCTCAGAGCCGGGTGGAGAAGACCACGGCGGAGGTGAAGACGCTTGAAGACGAAGTGGTCAAACTGCAGGCCACAGAAAACCAGAAGAGAGGTGAAACGGACGCCTGCCTGGCAGAAAAG AAACGCATCAATGACGAGCTGGCATTAGAAGAATCACAACGCAGTGACGTCAAAG CTGAATCTGAGAAGCAGAAGACCAGCTGGGAAGCAGAAGTGGCATCTCTGAAGCAGCAAATAGCACAGCGGAGCAAAGTGTGTGACTTTGTGAACAAAGATTCAGCAACAGTTAG TAAGTTGTGCGGTGGTGAAGTGAAGGAGGCCCCTAAACAAGAGGAACCCAAAGCAGAGGCCCCTAAACCAGAGGAACCCAAAGCAGAGGCCCCTAAACAAGAGGAACCCAAGGCAGAGGCCCCTAAACAGAGATGA